Proteins encoded together in one Agromyces sp. 3263 window:
- a CDS encoding NAD(P)-dependent alcohol dehydrogenase: MRAVVRSRYGGPEVLAFAEVDAPSPEADEVLIRVEAVAVSMGDVLVLHGEPRVGRLAFGLGLPKHPVIGRDVAGIVEAVGPGATRFRVGDAVIAEADQGGFAELVAVPERFVARRPTSVDAVHAAAMVVSGTTALQAMRLAGVGPRQHVLVNGASGGVGGFAVQLAKAMGAEVTGVCRGSKAQHVLALGADHVVDYESDDFTASAGRYDVILDLVADHPLGRTRRALRRGGTLVLSSGRGGRVLGPIGRIAAASVASPFVPQRLRTLAARRSGDDLAELARRVDAGEVRAVVDAVFPLDRAAEAVARLESGEVRGKVVIAV, translated from the coding sequence ATGAGAGCCGTCGTGCGCTCCCGCTACGGCGGGCCCGAGGTGCTCGCGTTCGCCGAGGTCGACGCCCCAAGCCCGGAAGCGGACGAGGTGCTCATCCGCGTCGAAGCGGTCGCCGTGAGCATGGGCGACGTGCTCGTGCTGCACGGCGAGCCGCGGGTGGGCCGCCTCGCGTTCGGGCTCGGGCTCCCGAAGCATCCGGTGATCGGGCGGGATGTCGCGGGTATCGTCGAGGCCGTCGGCCCGGGCGCCACCCGGTTCCGGGTCGGGGACGCGGTGATCGCCGAGGCCGACCAGGGCGGCTTCGCCGAGCTCGTGGCGGTTCCCGAGCGGTTCGTGGCGCGGCGCCCGACCTCGGTCGACGCCGTGCACGCCGCCGCCATGGTGGTGTCCGGGACGACCGCGCTGCAGGCGATGCGACTCGCGGGCGTCGGGCCGCGACAGCACGTGCTCGTGAACGGCGCGTCCGGCGGCGTCGGCGGCTTCGCGGTGCAGCTCGCGAAGGCCATGGGCGCGGAGGTCACCGGGGTCTGCCGGGGGTCGAAGGCCCAGCATGTGCTCGCCCTCGGCGCCGACCACGTCGTCGACTACGAGTCCGACGACTTCACGGCGAGCGCGGGCCGCTACGACGTGATCCTCGACCTCGTCGCCGATCACCCGCTCGGACGCACGCGACGCGCGCTGCGACGCGGCGGCACGCTCGTGCTCTCGTCGGGGCGCGGCGGGCGGGTACTCGGTCCGATCGGGCGCATCGCCGCGGCATCCGTCGCCTCGCCGTTCGTGCCCCAGCGGCTGCGCACGCTCGCCGCACGCCGCAGCGGCGACGACCTCGCCGAGCTCGCCCGCCGGGTCGACGCGGGCGAGGTGCGAGCGGTCGTCGATGCGGTGTTCCCGCTCGACCGCGCCGCCGAGGCCGTCGCCCGGCTGGAGTCGGGGGAGGTGCGGGGCAAGGTCGTGATCGCGGTCTGA
- a CDS encoding NAD(P)-dependent alcohol dehydrogenase, with amino-acid sequence MRVAEYTRYGSPEVVGIVERPEPHAVAREIRVRVHAACVGAADGAARSGTPWFARLAFGLRAPRRSVLGSDFAGIVDEVGPDVTRFAVGDRVFGAMGAAVGAHAEVLVVAESGAIAPLPAAVSMTDAAAACDGALTALPFLRDGAHLRPGQRVLVIGASGSVGAAAVQLAKHLGAHVSAVCGPAHVDLVASLGADRVVDRSTEDALGGPATYDVVFDAVAASTFRRARRALRPGGTYLTTVPSFAILLQQLTSRLGRRRAVILFTGLRKDADKAPDLEQLAALLAAGVLRPPIEREVALEQVAEGYRLVDSGHKGGSVVLRLVPAGAEARA; translated from the coding sequence ATGAGGGTCGCCGAGTACACCAGGTATGGATCGCCCGAGGTCGTGGGCATCGTCGAGCGCCCCGAGCCGCACGCCGTGGCCCGCGAGATCCGCGTGCGGGTGCACGCGGCCTGCGTGGGCGCGGCTGACGGGGCGGCGCGATCGGGCACGCCATGGTTCGCACGTCTCGCGTTCGGGCTGCGCGCGCCGCGGCGGTCGGTGCTCGGGTCGGACTTCGCGGGCATCGTCGACGAGGTCGGGCCGGACGTCACGCGCTTCGCCGTCGGCGACCGGGTGTTCGGTGCCATGGGTGCGGCGGTGGGCGCGCACGCGGAGGTCCTCGTGGTGGCCGAGTCGGGAGCGATCGCGCCGCTGCCCGCAGCGGTTTCGATGACGGATGCCGCGGCGGCCTGTGACGGCGCCCTGACCGCCCTGCCGTTCCTCCGCGACGGCGCACACCTCCGGCCCGGGCAGCGCGTGCTCGTGATCGGGGCGTCGGGCAGCGTGGGCGCCGCGGCCGTGCAGCTCGCGAAGCACCTCGGGGCCCACGTCAGCGCGGTCTGCGGGCCGGCGCACGTCGACCTCGTCGCGTCGCTCGGCGCGGATCGCGTCGTCGATCGCAGCACGGAGGACGCCCTCGGCGGGCCGGCGACGTACGACGTCGTGTTCGATGCGGTGGCCGCCTCGACGTTCCGACGCGCACGACGCGCGCTGCGGCCCGGAGGAACCTACCTCACCACGGTGCCCTCCTTCGCGATCCTGCTCCAGCAGCTCACCTCCCGGCTCGGCCGGCGGCGTGCCGTCATCCTCTTCACCGGCCTCCGGAAGGACGCCGACAAGGCGCCCGACCTCGAGCAGCTCGCGGCCCTGCTGGCGGCCGGAGTGCTCCGCCCGCCGATCGAGCGCGAGGTGGCGCTCGAGCAGGTCGCCGAGGGGTACCGACTCGTGGACTCCGGCCACAAGGGCGGCAGTGTGGTGCTCCGGCTCGTGCCGGCCGGCGCCGAGGCGCGCGCATGA
- a CDS encoding helix-turn-helix transcriptional regulator: MVKPTRVTNDIRALRFRADEMTQAELARRLGVTRQTVIAIEQGRYSPSLEMAFQIAGVFGVPLDDVFQYPDEQGAGS, encoded by the coding sequence GTGGTGAAGCCCACGAGGGTCACGAACGACATCCGTGCGCTGCGATTCCGCGCCGACGAGATGACGCAGGCCGAGCTCGCACGGCGACTCGGCGTGACCCGCCAGACCGTCATCGCCATCGAGCAAGGCCGCTACTCGCCGTCGCTCGAGATGGCCTTCCAGATCGCCGGGGTGTTCGGGGTCCCGCTCGACGACGTCTTCCAGTACCCCGACGAGCAGGGAGCAGGATCATGA
- a CDS encoding multidrug efflux SMR transporter, producing MAWVVLIVSGILEAVWATALGKSEGFTKLWPSVVFFGALALSMGGLAWAMRDISTGTAYAVWVGIGAALTVTWAMITGDTDVSWVKLGLIAGLVGCVVGLKLVDGAH from the coding sequence ATGGCGTGGGTCGTGTTGATCGTGTCCGGAATCCTCGAGGCCGTCTGGGCCACCGCACTCGGCAAGTCGGAGGGCTTCACGAAGCTCTGGCCCTCGGTGGTGTTCTTCGGCGCGCTCGCCCTCTCGATGGGCGGCCTCGCCTGGGCGATGCGCGACATCTCGACCGGCACCGCCTACGCGGTGTGGGTGGGCATCGGCGCGGCCCTCACCGTGACCTGGGCGATGATCACCGGTGACACGGATGTCTCGTGGGTCAAGCTGGGGCTCATCGCGGGCCTGGTCGGCTGCGTGGTGGGTCTGAAGCTCGTCGACGGCGCCCACTAG
- a CDS encoding antibiotic biosynthesis monooxygenase, with amino-acid sequence MILEHAILPVTPGREADFEAALAAATPIIAGMPGFVDLRVARSIETPNEYLLLVHWESVEAHAVGFRGSPEYARWRELLHGFYDPFPVVEHFAEVLALP; translated from the coding sequence GTGATCCTCGAACACGCCATCCTGCCCGTGACGCCCGGCCGCGAGGCCGACTTCGAAGCCGCGCTCGCCGCGGCGACGCCGATCATCGCCGGGATGCCCGGCTTCGTCGACCTGCGGGTGGCGCGCTCGATCGAGACGCCGAACGAATACCTGCTGCTCGTGCACTGGGAGAGCGTCGAGGCGCACGCCGTCGGGTTCCGCGGCTCGCCCGAGTACGCGCGCTGGCGCGAACTGCTGCACGGGTTCTACGATCCGTTCCCCGTCGTCGAGCACTTCGCCGAGGTGCTCGCGCTGCCGTGA
- a CDS encoding cysteine hydrolase family protein, which translates to MDFDDTAALIVIDVQQGFDDPAWGARDNPDAEANIGRLVAAWADASRPIVLVRHDSASPGSPLALGTPGNALKDVVADAPHDLFVTKQVNSAFYGEPDLHAWLQDRGIRQLVLAGIQTNMCVETTARMGGNLGYDVVLPIDATHTFDLEGPGGVRLTASELARATAVNLAGGGFARVVTTDEVLGG; encoded by the coding sequence ATGGACTTCGACGACACCGCCGCCCTCATCGTGATCGACGTGCAGCAGGGCTTCGACGACCCTGCGTGGGGCGCCCGCGACAATCCCGACGCCGAGGCGAACATCGGGCGCCTGGTCGCCGCGTGGGCGGATGCCTCGCGGCCGATCGTGCTCGTGCGGCACGACTCGGCCTCGCCCGGCTCGCCGCTCGCCCTCGGCACGCCCGGCAACGCGCTGAAGGACGTCGTGGCGGATGCCCCGCACGACCTGTTCGTGACGAAGCAGGTGAACTCGGCGTTCTACGGCGAGCCCGACCTGCACGCGTGGCTGCAGGACCGCGGCATCCGGCAGCTCGTGCTCGCCGGGATCCAGACGAACATGTGCGTCGAGACGACCGCTCGCATGGGCGGCAACCTCGGCTACGACGTGGTGCTGCCGATCGATGCGACGCACACGTTCGACCTCGAGGGGCCGGGCGGCGTTCGCCTCACGGCGTCCGAGCTGGCGCGCGCGACGGCGGTGAACCTCGCCGGCGGCGGCTTCGCGCGCGTGGTCACGACCGACGAGGTGCTCGGCGGCTGA
- a CDS encoding O-acetylhomoserine aminocarboxypropyltransferase/cysteine synthase family protein, which yields MADREFGFKTRAIHAGNIPDQVTGARALPIYQSSAFVFDDTADAAARFALQKYGNIYSRLANPTVASFEERVASLEGGLGAVATASGLSAQYIVFASLAGAGDHIVASANLYGGSITQLDVTLRRFGVETTFVRSADPADYAAAITEQTKALFVETIANPSGEIADLEGLADVARAHGIPFIVDSTIPTPYLNRPIEWGADIVTHSATKFLGGHGTTLGGVVVESGRFDWHSEKFPLFGQPVPSYGGLQWSGNFGEYAFLTRLRAEQLRDIGPALAPHSAFLLAQGVETLPYRIQAHVDNARAVAEWLEADPRIERVWWAGLPNHPHHDRAQKYLPKGPGSVFSFEVKGGRAVGQQLIESVNLASHLANIGDAKTLIIHPASTTHAQLTEQQLVDAGVLPGVVRISVGIEDVEDIIDDLDQALTAATGGAR from the coding sequence ATGGCAGACCGCGAATTCGGCTTCAAGACCCGCGCCATCCATGCGGGCAACATCCCCGACCAGGTGACGGGCGCCCGAGCGCTGCCGATCTACCAGTCGAGCGCGTTCGTCTTCGACGACACCGCGGATGCCGCCGCCCGGTTCGCCTTGCAGAAGTACGGCAACATCTACTCGCGCCTCGCGAACCCCACCGTGGCGAGCTTCGAGGAGCGCGTCGCGAGCCTCGAGGGCGGCCTCGGCGCCGTCGCCACCGCGTCGGGCCTCAGCGCCCAGTACATCGTGTTCGCGAGCCTTGCGGGCGCCGGCGACCACATCGTCGCGTCGGCGAACCTCTACGGCGGTTCGATCACGCAGCTGGACGTCACGCTGCGCCGGTTCGGGGTCGAGACGACGTTCGTGCGCTCCGCCGACCCCGCCGACTACGCCGCGGCGATCACCGAGCAGACGAAGGCGCTCTTCGTCGAGACGATTGCGAACCCCTCAGGCGAGATCGCCGACCTCGAGGGCCTGGCCGACGTCGCCCGCGCGCACGGCATCCCGTTCATCGTCGACTCGACGATCCCGACGCCCTACCTCAACCGCCCCATTGAGTGGGGCGCCGACATCGTCACGCACTCGGCGACGAAGTTCCTCGGCGGGCACGGCACGACGCTCGGCGGCGTGGTCGTCGAGTCGGGCCGGTTCGACTGGCACTCCGAGAAGTTCCCGCTCTTCGGGCAGCCGGTGCCGAGCTACGGGGGCCTGCAGTGGTCGGGCAACTTCGGCGAGTACGCATTCCTCACGCGCCTGCGCGCCGAGCAGCTGCGCGACATCGGCCCGGCGCTCGCGCCGCACTCGGCGTTCCTCCTCGCCCAAGGCGTGGAGACGCTGCCGTACCGCATCCAGGCGCACGTCGACAACGCCCGCGCGGTCGCCGAGTGGCTCGAGGCCGACCCGCGCATCGAGCGCGTCTGGTGGGCGGGCCTGCCGAACCACCCGCACCACGACCGCGCGCAGAAGTACCTGCCGAAGGGTCCGGGCTCGGTGTTCAGCTTCGAGGTGAAGGGCGGCCGCGCCGTCGGCCAGCAGCTCATCGAGTCGGTGAACCTCGCCTCCCACCTCGCGAACATCGGCGATGCGAAGACGCTCATCATCCACCCGGCGTCGACCACGCACGCCCAGCTGACCGAGCAGCAGCTCGTCGACGCGGGGGTGCTGCCGGGCGTCGTCAGGATTAGCGTGGGCATCGAAGACGTTGAAGACATCATCGACGATCTCGACCAGGCCCTCACGGCCGCGACAGGAGGAGCACGATGA
- a CDS encoding CoA-binding protein, producing the protein MSTATDATTTTLPSDTDAAASADLETVRLVNGLSCDLPAGSPLAKLLKSQRTWIGPDAKQRLKILNAAESVAIVGASPNPARSSYFVGTYLQQSSDYRLYFVNPNATEILGEPAYASLTDLPEVPDIVVVFRRGSDIPQVVDEVVAAGAKTIWVQLGIWNQDAAYYGEAQGLTVVMDRCIKVEHARFHGGLHLLGFDTGQITARKTVR; encoded by the coding sequence ATGAGCACGGCGACGGATGCCACGACCACGACCCTTCCGTCCGACACGGATGCCGCGGCATCCGCCGACCTCGAGACCGTGCGCCTCGTCAACGGCCTCTCGTGCGACCTGCCGGCCGGCTCGCCGCTCGCGAAGCTGCTGAAGTCGCAGCGCACGTGGATCGGGCCCGACGCGAAGCAGCGCCTGAAGATCCTCAACGCGGCCGAGTCCGTCGCGATCGTGGGCGCGTCGCCGAACCCGGCGCGATCGAGCTACTTCGTCGGCACCTACCTGCAGCAGTCGAGCGACTACCGCCTGTACTTCGTGAACCCGAACGCCACGGAGATCCTCGGCGAGCCTGCGTACGCGAGCCTGACCGACCTGCCCGAGGTGCCCGACATCGTCGTGGTGTTCCGCCGCGGCAGCGACATCCCGCAGGTCGTCGACGAGGTCGTCGCCGCCGGCGCGAAGACGATCTGGGTACAGCTCGGCATCTGGAACCAGGATGCGGCGTACTACGGCGAGGCGCAGGGGCTCACCGTCGTCATGGACCGCTGCATCAAGGTGGAGCACGCCCGCTTCCACGGCGGCCTGCACCTGCTCGGCTTCGACACGGGGCAGATCACCGCGCGCAAGACGGTGCGCTAG
- a CDS encoding GNAT family N-acetyltransferase produces the protein MPLDIEFSSDPARLDRDRVHAWLAEESYWAAGRSREAHDAAMAASRNYGVYDTRTGSQLAYARVITDGVTFAWLCDVFVAVEARGRGIGIALIDGVMADLASLDLKRIALTTADAHGLYERYGFGPVPDPDQWMARMGPALR, from the coding sequence ATGCCGCTGGACATCGAATTCTCGTCGGACCCCGCTCGCCTCGACCGCGATCGGGTGCACGCGTGGCTCGCGGAGGAGTCGTACTGGGCCGCCGGACGCAGCCGCGAGGCGCACGATGCCGCGATGGCGGCCTCCCGGAACTACGGCGTCTACGACACCCGCACGGGGTCGCAGCTCGCGTACGCGCGCGTCATCACCGACGGCGTGACGTTCGCCTGGCTCTGCGACGTGTTCGTCGCCGTGGAGGCTCGTGGGCGCGGGATCGGGATCGCGCTCATCGACGGCGTCATGGCGGATCTCGCATCGCTCGACCTGAAGCGCATCGCCCTCACGACGGCGGACGCGCACGGCCTCTACGAGCGGTACGGCTTCGGGCCGGTGCCCGATCCCGACCAGTGGATGGCTCGCATGGGCCCGGCGCTGCGATGA
- a CDS encoding Clp protease N-terminal domain-containing protein — protein sequence MRDVPGPVDSAMDVGLKQVVLRTIDEAARRGAANVEAEHLLLVISAGDDVAARTLAEFGLDHAAVEAALDAERSRALEVAGVAPIAEDRLRSTRRTRPGWGASLRDALRRAEFRTNRARGRTREEREQLAIAAALRGVLLADLGTVPRALAYAGVDRRALIARLERG from the coding sequence ATGCGTGACGTACCCGGCCCGGTCGACAGCGCGATGGACGTGGGCCTCAAGCAGGTGGTGCTCCGCACGATCGACGAAGCCGCCCGGCGCGGCGCGGCGAACGTCGAGGCGGAGCACCTGCTGCTCGTGATCTCGGCGGGCGACGACGTCGCGGCCAGGACGCTCGCCGAGTTCGGCCTCGATCACGCCGCCGTGGAGGCCGCACTCGACGCCGAGCGTTCCCGCGCCCTCGAGGTCGCGGGCGTCGCCCCCATCGCCGAGGATCGACTGCGCTCCACGCGGCGGACCCGACCGGGCTGGGGTGCTTCCCTGCGCGATGCCCTGCGTCGTGCCGAGTTCCGCACGAATCGGGCACGCGGCCGCACGCGCGAGGAGCGCGAGCAGCTCGCGATCGCCGCGGCCCTGCGGGGCGTGCTCCTGGCCGATCTCGGGACCGTGCCGCGGGCGCTCGCCTACGCCGGCGTCGACCGGCGCGCGCTCATCGCACGCCTCGAGCGGGGATGA
- a CDS encoding BTAD domain-containing putative transcriptional regulator, which produces MLRITSVVDGGWDDPEPRVGHVGAGRLVRVQPDRSRRPRVGVLGPIVVEDRSGALVEPPGTLAKALVAALAVAPREIGGVVGVDTIVDELWGEAPPRNAKAALQTLVSRLRAVTAEGLVVSHPGGYALGVDPDELDLAAASASASASESASDPTGPAGAVSDANEDPAAATARLDEALALWRGEPALDLGDSPIAETLAERASTLRLRLLGSRAAARAAAGDHAGSAADLAVLVAASPADETLVAARLRALAASGHRVDAIAEYGAFRERLADELGVSPSAELVELHAHLLRDDGDAPRRSTTRIGVRAGSNPLLGRDDDVAAIERLLQRHRLVTVLGAGGLGKTRLAQEVAGRARVPLVVVVELASVRTDDDVVLALASTLGVREASSNRRIAEGALDVRDRILARLEEGAALLVLDNCEHVIDGAAGWAADLLASLPSLRIIATSRSPLTIGAEQVYPLEPLASDAAGPAVELFVERATAARPGVDLPLEVIARLCTRLDGLPLAIELAAARVRSMTVEQIESRLENRFALLAGGDRTSPERQRTLRAVIDWSWALLSADERRAMCRLSWFPDGFGLDAAGALTGAADAVWLLDGLITQSLLAVSHAPGAAAPRYRMLETVREFGQLKLAEAGDEADALAAMDTWAVRLSLRALDEVRGPDQITAFRELDLEQDNLVEVLRRAIAARRGEVVFPVFAALAYRWTVRSAHAEILAFGPAVLDSTSDTRPTPELAPAAMLALTLITATHLATGSITGARGAARTKRLAEERHPMPPWLAAAGGFLLAIPDQAEALARLEAMASSTDPDSAAVGSIMMSQLTENEGDPEAAERHAQRAAEVARRTGDVWIEAMSSMMLAQLASQSNRPLETLRRARRARAGLESLGADQDLIQLDWMIAGALLADGRVDEARPLFEAMADDDRVMADGMAVSTIADLGLSEIAHLEGRDADALRLARRSIDAFHDGRRRGSPWYLIVLAGFAARGALEGWPADEVRGWADRLRFRTIATYRARAGYTDKPVLGTVAVGLGAWMLHQPGVEERGLELIAVGERLSGRQDAPGPSRSRLIEDAEARVDPDRLAAARAATASRTTDECAERARELIAAPVPSS; this is translated from the coding sequence ATGTTGCGTATCACGTCCGTGGTCGACGGCGGCTGGGACGATCCCGAACCGCGCGTCGGCCACGTGGGCGCGGGTAGGCTCGTGCGCGTGCAGCCTGACCGATCCCGCCGACCGCGCGTCGGCGTGCTCGGTCCGATCGTGGTCGAGGACCGCTCCGGGGCACTCGTCGAACCTCCCGGCACGCTGGCGAAGGCGCTCGTCGCCGCCCTCGCCGTGGCGCCGCGTGAGATCGGCGGCGTCGTCGGGGTCGACACCATCGTCGACGAGCTGTGGGGCGAGGCCCCGCCCCGGAACGCGAAGGCCGCACTGCAGACCCTCGTGAGCCGGCTGCGTGCCGTCACCGCGGAGGGACTCGTCGTCTCGCACCCCGGCGGGTACGCCCTCGGCGTCGATCCCGACGAGCTCGACCTGGCCGCGGCGTCCGCATCCGCATCCGCATCCGAATCCGCATCCGACCCGACCGGTCCGGCAGGAGCCGTCTCCGACGCGAACGAGGATCCGGCTGCGGCCACCGCCCGCCTCGACGAGGCGCTCGCGCTCTGGCGGGGCGAACCCGCCCTCGACCTCGGCGACTCCCCCATCGCCGAGACGCTCGCGGAGCGCGCATCCACCCTCCGCCTCCGGCTGCTGGGATCGCGCGCCGCGGCGCGCGCGGCCGCCGGCGATCACGCGGGCTCCGCCGCGGACCTCGCGGTGCTCGTCGCCGCATCGCCGGCCGACGAGACCCTCGTCGCGGCCCGGCTGCGCGCGCTCGCGGCATCCGGCCACCGCGTCGACGCGATCGCGGAGTACGGCGCGTTCCGTGAGCGGCTGGCCGACGAGCTCGGCGTCTCGCCATCGGCCGAGCTCGTGGAGCTGCACGCGCACCTGCTGCGCGACGACGGCGACGCGCCTCGGCGATCGACGACCCGCATCGGCGTCCGGGCCGGGTCGAACCCGCTCCTCGGGCGCGACGACGACGTCGCGGCGATCGAGCGGCTTCTGCAACGTCACCGCCTGGTCACCGTGCTCGGCGCCGGAGGACTCGGCAAGACCCGACTCGCACAGGAGGTCGCCGGCCGCGCGAGGGTGCCGCTCGTGGTGGTCGTCGAACTCGCGAGCGTGCGCACCGACGACGACGTGGTGCTCGCCCTGGCGTCGACGCTCGGCGTGCGCGAGGCGTCCAGCAATCGCCGCATCGCCGAGGGCGCGCTCGACGTGCGCGACCGCATCCTCGCCCGCCTCGAGGAGGGCGCGGCGCTCCTCGTGCTCGACAACTGCGAGCACGTCATCGACGGCGCAGCGGGGTGGGCCGCCGACCTGCTCGCATCGCTCCCGAGCCTGCGGATCATCGCCACGAGTCGCAGCCCGCTCACGATCGGCGCGGAACAGGTCTATCCGCTCGAGCCCCTCGCGTCGGATGCCGCCGGCCCGGCCGTCGAGCTCTTCGTCGAGCGGGCCACGGCCGCGCGCCCGGGCGTTGATCTCCCCCTCGAGGTCATCGCCCGGCTGTGCACTCGCCTCGACGGACTGCCGCTCGCGATCGAGCTCGCGGCGGCGCGGGTGCGGTCGATGACGGTCGAGCAGATCGAGTCGCGCCTCGAGAACCGCTTCGCATTGCTCGCCGGAGGCGACCGCACGTCGCCCGAGCGCCAGCGCACGCTCCGGGCCGTGATCGACTGGAGCTGGGCGCTGCTAAGCGCCGACGAACGCCGGGCGATGTGCCGGCTCTCCTGGTTCCCCGACGGATTCGGGCTCGATGCCGCGGGCGCGCTCACCGGTGCTGCCGACGCCGTCTGGCTCCTGGACGGGCTCATCACCCAGTCGCTGCTCGCCGTCTCGCACGCCCCGGGCGCGGCCGCGCCGCGCTACCGGATGCTCGAGACGGTGCGCGAGTTCGGACAGCTGAAGCTCGCCGAGGCCGGCGATGAGGCCGACGCGCTCGCGGCGATGGACACCTGGGCGGTGCGCCTCTCGCTCCGCGCCCTCGACGAGGTGCGCGGACCCGACCAGATCACGGCGTTCCGCGAGCTCGACCTCGAGCAGGACAACCTCGTCGAGGTCCTGCGGCGGGCGATCGCGGCGCGCCGCGGCGAGGTCGTCTTCCCCGTGTTCGCGGCGCTCGCGTACCGGTGGACGGTCCGCAGCGCGCACGCCGAGATCCTCGCCTTCGGCCCGGCCGTGCTGGACAGCACGAGCGACACGCGCCCGACCCCCGAGCTCGCCCCGGCCGCCATGCTCGCCCTCACGCTCATCACGGCCACGCACCTCGCCACGGGCAGCATCACCGGCGCGCGCGGCGCGGCGCGCACGAAGCGACTCGCTGAGGAGCGGCATCCGATGCCGCCGTGGCTGGCCGCGGCCGGCGGCTTCCTGCTCGCGATACCCGACCAGGCCGAGGCCCTCGCGAGGCTCGAGGCGATGGCGTCGTCGACCGACCCCGACAGTGCGGCGGTGGGCTCGATCATGATGAGCCAGCTCACCGAGAATGAAGGCGACCCCGAGGCGGCGGAACGGCACGCGCAGCGCGCCGCCGAGGTCGCGCGGCGCACCGGGGACGTCTGGATCGAGGCGATGTCGTCGATGATGCTCGCGCAGCTCGCGAGCCAGTCGAACCGGCCGCTCGAGACGCTCCGGCGCGCTCGCCGCGCCAGAGCCGGCCTCGAGTCGCTGGGAGCCGACCAGGACCTCATCCAGCTCGACTGGATGATCGCGGGCGCTCTGCTCGCCGACGGGCGCGTCGACGAGGCGCGGCCGTTGTTCGAGGCGATGGCCGATGACGACCGGGTGATGGCCGACGGCATGGCGGTGTCGACGATCGCCGACCTGGGCCTGTCGGAGATCGCCCACCTCGAGGGCCGCGACGCTGACGCGCTCCGCCTCGCCCGACGTTCGATCGACGCCTTCCACGACGGGCGTCGGCGCGGGTCGCCGTGGTACCTCATCGTGCTCGCCGGCTTCGCGGCGCGCGGCGCCCTCGAGGGCTGGCCGGCCGACGAGGTGCGCGGCTGGGCCGACCGCCTCCGCTTCCGCACGATCGCGACCTACCGGGCGCGTGCGGGCTACACCGACAAGCCCGTGCTCGGCACCGTCGCGGTCGGCCTCGGCGCCTGGATGCTCCACCAGCCCGGGGTGGAGGAACGCGGCCTCGAGCTGATCGCCGTGGGCGAGCGCCTGTCCGGGCGCCAGGATGCGCCCGGCCCGAGCCGAAGCCGGCTGATCGAGGACGCCGAGGCCCGCGTCGACCCCGACCGCCTGGCCGCGGCCCGCGCCGCGACGGCGTCGCGCACGACCGACGAATGCGCGGAACGGGCGCGCGAACTCATCGCAGCGCCCGTTCCGTCGTCCTGA
- a CDS encoding ABC transporter permease, with protein MSAIATTTITPGHERKLRNRVSLQESLSHTLTMAYRGILKIKRTPEQLFDVTLQPIIFTVMFTYIFGGAIAGDVQNYLPIIIPGILVQTVISTSIVTGVQLREDMDKGVFDRFRSLPIARIAPLSGALLADTVRYLIATTLTFAMGYLMGLRPGGGLAGVIAASVLVIVCAWSLSWIFAFFGVVARSASSVQGISMMILFPLTFLSNAFVPVDTMPEWLQWFVNINPVSHIVTAVRDLVNEGMVGPEVGWALLGSAVVVAVFAPMTVKAYMRKA; from the coding sequence ATGAGCGCGATCGCCACCACCACCATCACCCCCGGCCACGAGCGCAAGCTGAGGAACCGCGTCAGCCTGCAGGAGTCGCTCTCGCACACCCTGACGATGGCGTACCGCGGGATCCTCAAGATCAAGCGCACGCCCGAGCAGCTGTTCGACGTCACGCTGCAGCCGATCATCTTCACCGTGATGTTCACCTACATCTTCGGCGGCGCGATCGCAGGCGACGTGCAGAACTACCTGCCGATCATCATCCCCGGCATCCTCGTGCAGACCGTCATCTCGACGTCGATCGTCACCGGTGTGCAGCTGCGCGAGGACATGGACAAGGGCGTGTTCGACCGGTTCCGGTCGCTGCCGATCGCCCGCATCGCGCCGCTCTCGGGCGCGCTGCTGGCCGACACCGTGCGCTACCTCATCGCCACGACCCTCACGTTCGCCATGGGCTACCTCATGGGGCTGCGCCCCGGCGGCGGACTGGCCGGCGTCATCGCCGCGTCGGTGCTCGTGATCGTGTGCGCCTGGTCGCTGTCGTGGATCTTCGCGTTCTTCGGCGTCGTCGCGCGCAGCGCGTCGAGCGTGCAGGGCATCTCGATGATGATCCTCTTCCCGCTCACGTTCCTGTCGAACGCGTTCGTGCCGGTGGACACCATGCCCGAGTGGCTGCAGTGGTTCGTGAACATCAACCCCGTGTCGCACATCGTCACCGCGGTGCGCGACCTCGTGAACGAGGGCATGGTCGGGCCCGAGGTGGGCTGGGCGCTGCTCGGCTCGGCCGTGGTCGTGGCCGTCTTCGCGCCGATGACCGTGAAGGCCTACATGCGGAAGGCGTGA